Part of the Mya arenaria isolate MELC-2E11 chromosome 8, ASM2691426v1 genome, TCCGATGGAATTGGAACAGGCCATCTGAAGGTCACAGTTTCCGACTTCGCCGAGCGTGGAACTCCCATGGGTTACTTAGCCCTGCTTGGGAATACCAAAGAAAACAGAATGAAATCCTTTGTGCCCGCTTTTGGCGGTCCAGTCGGGATGGCatgtatttattacattttgggCATGGTTCTTCTTGTGTTCCCGCGAAGTTTGAAACAAATTGTGGAAAATGGAATGCCAACCCGCAGCGGTTGGTCGCCTCTTTTTTTCGGCGTGGACGAAATTCTCCATATGGGAATGGTCAGCACAGAAACTGAGCCGGGATATAACAGGGCCGCAGCGATTTGTAAGGGTCGTTTCTACATGTTGTTCACCGGAAGATTTTGGAAAAGATTATCTCATCTTCAGAAAAGGCGATACCAGAAAATAAGGCGATTTTCCATGTGCATGTTCGCGTTGTGTCTTCCCGTGCTTACACTTGCTTGCCTCTTGGAGACAATAGCTTGTTTAGTGTATTTCGCGATACCATTTGTTAGCTTCAGTTTCATCATGATCAAAGGGGCATCGACATCAGTAATGGCACAACGGTTATACTACCACCGCCTAAACGCTCTTTTACGGAAACCCTTGTTATGGCCTATTGGTTCACTGATTGTGGTTGCCATATTTATCTCGTTCGCGTATTCAGTAAGCTTAATATTTCTCGAAAGTTTCGTCTTCATGTCGAAGATAATAATTTACTGCTTCGTTGCCGTAGTCATCATGCCCTCAGCTTCGTTtggttatttgtttttcttcgtCGTCCTTCTTTACTACATTGTGCATCTCGTAAAAGGCTTCGGTGATATATATTTGGAACTACTTTCCACTGGAATCGAGCGTTCCTTAGACCTAGACGCCCATGTTAATCACGTGAGTTACCAAGATGGCCATCTCATCATTTCAAACGTCCGAGCGCCTAACATTCGGAGCATCCGTGTCAACAACACGCATATTGATGTTCCACAGAACAGCTTAGAGAAGATCAAATCTTCATCTGACTTGGCTAGACACACACGCCAAAAGAACAGCGTTCATGGAATTCCAAAGGAACTATTTGAGTACTTAGTCAGAAGACACAAACCTGTTCACATTCAGCTTCTGAAGCTTATCTTCCAATTGACCTTCATAATAACTCTCGTGGCATTGACAGTGACTATCACGTCCAAATTTAATTCGAATTCTTCCGCAGAGGAAGGTCCGGAAGTGATGCATGTTCTATTTATGGTAACAGTTGGTGCATTACCGCGCGTGCTCGAGGTTTTGTTGACAGATGGAAGCGAGGTTGTGAAAAAACAATTGGAAGAATCAAGGATTGAGCAGACGATAGTTAGGTATTGGAGAAGTAAGACTGACGTGGAATTGGAGCTTACTGTTTCATAGACTTTTTAGCATACCTGATATATCATTAACTTCagattcaatatatatttctagGTCACGCatgtaaattataaaacaactaggtcatacatacatacatacatacatacatacatacatacatacatacatacatacatacatacgtataacaaacataaattttgactgataaaccttaaactacttactaataatgcatttatggaaaataataattactgataacaggattgtaaccgtgtatttaatagcagaaagcgtaaaaatattaaatgattggtgaatgcttaaagatttactatggtttACTATagttataaggtagaaataccgtgtttaatgctgatttctttcaaattcaactcggtatccttcataagaaccattgttttcgatatttattcacccttttgggaatattaaaacaatattattagttgtggtaaatcttatttgggagtaatagtgcatcatTAAGATAAGAGAtgtattttgttcaaacatatgtcatgttgttgctgttttgttgttgtttttttgttaaatatagaCTTGAagataatgttataataaatttatGGTAACAAATACTGTTGcaaaatagttcttaaaacCTTCCTTTTTTACTTTCTAGATTGATTGTGTGGCTTGTTGGAGATCTGTATGACATGAAGcatatgttacatttaaaaaatattttcttcattacAATATATGCCTATCCGTCaatctcattatatgtacataacattttgtttttgcagaTCACTAGTGACTTATATACTAAAATGTTGAATCGGATACAGCTGTACTGAGATGTTAATGCAGTCTAAATGTATCATGTTTATATCATGTGTATtagacagttttattttatgaacaattgtAATCTGATAGCTATTTTCTCTTTATATTTTCCTTGTTCGTTATATCTATTCAACTTTGTGAAAATACATAAGGTCGGTCTCGATTAAGTCCACAAACCACAACTGTGTATACTGCTTGTATGTTAACTATAACGCGGAAGCAACGTTTGAAAGTCGCCATACGATTTGCGCAGTGGAAGGTTCGATGCTAATAAAGGGCCAATGACAATtgaagatttttcaaattttccgGTTATTAATCTTACGTAcatcgattctgacgaatgcaccaaaaaaagtttcataGCGTATATTTCAGTTAGACTTTTTTCCACCAGGTTTTACTAAATAGTAAAACTCTTTTGACTTGGTTTTCGATTGATGGTGTATTTTATTGCTATAATAAGGGTTGTGGTACAGATTTCTACAGCAGTTCAAGAGGCTTTGTTCTCAAACTTAGAACACAGGATTGTCATCATGAAAGTTACTCATATTCGTAAGCTATGGCAAAGAGATGTACTTGTCCTTAAAGTTTAAGTGAAATCAATGTAATATTGACTATATGAcgagtttataaaaaaaaacacttccaaAGTTTAAGTCGGATTGATCTGAACTTCAGAAATGAATATACACATCTAGTACATCTAGAACTAGTGCctaacataacatattttaactttgtaGCTATActagcaataacaacgtaaaaaattaatttaatgcagTATATTAAAGTGATATATCATTCTAAAGGTTACgtcattacaaactcaaatatgcacattttttcaaaatccatcaatttttgacagaattatggcccttttaattttacatttttatcaatttttctgccaaaataggtcaaattcaaaacttcggaatttaaatgaaataaataatgtcaaacaacacattttgtttattttctataaatttaatacacattcctaaatatcagaacctaaacaaagttttaagcaaattattctactttaaaaaaatgatgaaaaaacgtccatttttaagaaattttaaaattcctttatattttgaagaatgagcttgaaaaaggtaaaagacaaagaacatttacattcttccattcactgcttgactgttgcatttttacaattaatagtattataaataggaagattaaagctaaacaaaaaattagttgccatggtaacctttcaataaaaatacaaaaaatgctttaaacatcgctttttgttaaaaaggagaattatgTACATCTTGCCATGATTTGCCTGACAGTTGTAATAAAGGTGAACTTCAACCCATCTAGCAATtctgaatatttcaatataagtatgagattgtcagcaattttcaaggttaaattataaatataattgtatacaaagtatgcccaaatgattaacaaataacagaaatatttcattgactgaaGCGGACATGCTAAAaagtatcacattgaaaatacaaaggTTTTTAGACAACAATTACAGTTTCTTAAGAAAACTAGACTCTATAGTTACCATGGCgactgtttaaagtgacactcttattcagtatcaatgcatacacatgtataacaaacatatactttgactgttaaccctttaacaacttacttaataattcatttttggaaaatattaagtattgataaaaataaagtaaccgtgtatttaagcTGAAAAagcaaagatattaaatgattggtgaatgcataaagatttactgtgatctactatgatctcaaatggtagaaatactgtcttttatgcacatttccttCAAGTAGAAGTAGgcatccttcattagaaccattgttttcaacatttattcatcctttttggaataataaaacaaaagtattaattgtggtaaatcttatgtgggagtaagagtgcatctttaaaagaaccgacttttttttaaattgacatggAAACTATGAACACGAATAATACCAGATAATGTTTAGAAACAAACATAAGgacaatatttctgtttcaaaccaaatttaaaatactttaattattgGAATCAAAATGTGCATAGATTTGGAATCATAATgtccatgcatgtatttgtaaccattCTTGAcaagttttaaacataaaaagaaaacattttatatggaaacattttcactcTATAATCACTCAAAAAATGAAGGAACTGTTCATGCTGTACAGGGGAAGTGCAGATACTTCTTATTGCAAGAAAATTAATCCTCTTTGTACTACACTGTAATCTTGGATATTGCAGGAATTGAGAGAGAATCTGTGAGACACTTCATGGTATGACTGTTGCATGATAGAACCACTgtcaaatactgaaaaatactgtcaaattacaccaagctgtttttttctcagaaatCATCATGagcctgaaaatataacaaaggaatgtgttgatttcaatTAATACACATGTTCACAAAAGAAAGTACATGCATTCAGTTTATatggcaacatacatatacaaatgtatacatacagTGTAAAAAGGTTTAATCACATTTAATTAAGAGAATACATTATATTACCAGATATTGTCTTAATATTGTCTTAATAAAGTTGACATACATACAGAGAGAAATAaggattttctaatttaaaacttcatacttttcaacatttttgtccaCTTTTTGTACATAACAAATTACCTTTTctctataataatttatttttcgtttcaaaattattcctcaaaaaagtcaacattatatttttaatagagcaaataaatacaatttgacaaaaaagtacatACAATTAGGTTACTGAATCTGCATCAGTCAGGTGagagtgaaactgaaagtaaacagaaacaaagataattatgtattattcagaGAGGGAcaactatgtatatatatatatatatatatatatatatatatatatatatatatatatatatatatatatatatatatgtaatgaggTTTGATGTCTATACACAGTTTGGTATTTACCAGAATCAATTTAAGAATTAATTCAACTTTACAGctcaaaaaaatgtcaaaagcatttattttacaaataataaaatatgtcatcatacaaaatgtcaaagtttATAAAGAGTTCTCAATAACTTCAGGtatgatttcaaagaaaattaagcAAATGGCATGTTTATGAGATATTCTCTGGTAAATATGCATCATAGTTCTAAGTTACCTCAGTTCTGCAATCCTTCCCATCATTCTGACTGGCTGAATTTGAGTGGTATGAATGTATTCTATGGCTTTATTTCTCACTGAAAGGAAGAAaagattgaataaaaaagggaaaaaagactaataaatgacaaaactgacCACCAATGAATTGGCAGACatactaatgtgtaaaaatactcaaaatatttaGTCAAAAAGGAAGAACAGCCATTTATGGaatttgaagtttaaaataatttcaaatgaataatcaaaacattgagTTGAAAATTAATGACAGCAATTGAAATCCTATCATAACAGGAATTCCAATAAATCTGAAgacaaataatgtttgaaaagttgaataatTTTTACAGAGAGTGATTTTATAATCCAAGTAACTATacagaacataaaaatgtttcctaaaatttacacattaaaacattgatatgttgaaatttgaaactttccAATTATTCTTTAAGTATTAGTTACTTGGTGATAATGTATGatctataaacaattaaaattggtaggcatccaattaactgtttagaagattaaaaaaatgcttactttcTTAGTTTCAATTGTGAAATGCCTATATAAGCCAGCctgcatttttcttattaaccaataaaacactaaatggaaacttggcgttgtaatttgattaattgGGTTTTGGTTGTCGAGCtcttttaagttatttaatatgaatttgtcGGTCAATGCCCGTTGCAGAAACATGcgcataaacaataacaaacttcaGCTTGACAGattcttaattaataatatagaaTGGCTTAATAAAGAATAACTGCCTATTCTCCAATAGTTTATGGATTatgtgcattttgtttaaagtgacactcttattcaaaatcaatacatacacatataaaacaaacattcaatagctgaaaacgcaaaaatattaaatgattagtgaatgctaaaagattaactgcaatctactatggtctcataaggtagcaatacgtgttttctgcacatttctttcagattaaacttggtatcctccATAAGATctattgttttcgatatttgttcaatatttttggtgtattaaaacaattgtattaaatgtgttaaatcttatttttttgagTAATAGTGTATCTTTAATGTGAATATTCAGCTGTATGTTGAGTGACTAACTTCGAAAGGTTAAGAGAGATTGTTCtgaaatatgcaataaaattatCACCATGAGGTGTTCTAGTGCATAACATGACATATTTTTCATAGTTGATACAATATCAAGACATTTATAATAGTTTTTAGATTCCTTTTATGAATCACTGCGTGTTTTTTTAGTACTTTTACCacttcatatttgaaaaaaagctttttcattcaaaattgtCATTACTTTTTATACGgaaattgttctttaaaaaatatagcaGCAATTATGACACACTTCAACACATTAAGATCAACAGTAGAAAACAACTTTGTGAAACTCgtctgtaaaaataattaaggaAGTTGCATGTTAAAAACGGCAATTATGACAATTGTATCATCAAAGTATTTGTTCAAGCTGCTCAGCTTTCAAATATGGGCCAAAGGGCATA contains:
- the LOC128244737 gene encoding uncharacterized protein LOC128244737 isoform X2, coding for MERRGVVLFVIQTALLLGQLVEGNEVKTNAFLDVQEKVLPNIGIGKRTISTDICNFTLNPKSLRYFDSRLQQVEPNFVRFRLDFLNNMTSRLNITYEDKLFKPRLWFWTYDTPTGHYPYVTLNIDHGILSFGLLDAKTYDVDYVILNPTLKDGQTCSIHVGQNESMIHLMSALRYLVVNVTDNEVYKYETNYFCNLVENQTMKDTWTYFAALYFNFPAPLINFECCEILFYYTRDTFVNQGCNKQFEKWDLVNYGPYILGVLLLLYFPILLFEICDALAKEEPVESFDYDMIAELDVPLSPGPSWESDWVFLDGKPPVTFFGVITSCFRGVKHHYPACVSRLRRFIAVLLMPFVIYIKILMYSDGIGTGHLKVTVSDFAERGTPMGYLALLGNTKENRMKSFVPAFGGPVGMACIYYILGMVLLVFPRSLKQIVENGMPTRSGWSPLFFGVDEILHMGMVSTETEPGYNRAAAICKGRFYMLFTGRFWKRLSHLQKRRYQKIRRFSMCMFALCLPVLTLACLLETIACLVYFAIPFVSFSFIMIKGASTSVMAQRLYYHRLNALLRKPLLWPIGSLIVVAIFISFAYSVSLIFLESFVFMSKIIIYCFVAVVIMPSASFGYLFFFVVLLYYIVHLVKGFGDIYLELLSTGIERSLDLDAHVNHVSYQDGHLIISNVRAPNIRSIRVNNTHIDVPQNSLEKIKSSSDLARHTRQKNSVHGIPKELFEYLVRRHKPVHIQLLKLIFQLTFIITLVALTVTITSKFNSNSSAEEGPEVMHVLFMVTVGALPRVLEVLLTDGSEVVKKQLEESRIEQTIVRYWRSKTDVELELTVS
- the LOC128244737 gene encoding uncharacterized protein LOC128244737 isoform X1; this translates as MVVVVFVKCVGVGKINSCLHPIRIGSALPTGKAKIINFGSRSKEKELSNWNMERRGVVLFVIQTALLLGQLVEGNEVKTNAFLDVQEKVLPNIGIGKRTISTDICNFTLNPKSLRYFDSRLQQVEPNFVRFRLDFLNNMTSRLNITYEDKLFKPRLWFWTYDTPTGHYPYVTLNIDHGILSFGLLDAKTYDVDYVILNPTLKDGQTCSIHVGQNESMIHLMSALRYLVVNVTDNEVYKYETNYFCNLVENQTMKDTWTYFAALYFNFPAPLINFECCEILFYYTRDTFVNQGCNKQFEKWDLVNYGPYILGVLLLLYFPILLFEICDALAKEEPVESFDYDMIAELDVPLSPGPSWESDWVFLDGKPPVTFFGVITSCFRGVKHHYPACVSRLRRFIAVLLMPFVIYIKILMYSDGIGTGHLKVTVSDFAERGTPMGYLALLGNTKENRMKSFVPAFGGPVGMACIYYILGMVLLVFPRSLKQIVENGMPTRSGWSPLFFGVDEILHMGMVSTETEPGYNRAAAICKGRFYMLFTGRFWKRLSHLQKRRYQKIRRFSMCMFALCLPVLTLACLLETIACLVYFAIPFVSFSFIMIKGASTSVMAQRLYYHRLNALLRKPLLWPIGSLIVVAIFISFAYSVSLIFLESFVFMSKIIIYCFVAVVIMPSASFGYLFFFVVLLYYIVHLVKGFGDIYLELLSTGIERSLDLDAHVNHVSYQDGHLIISNVRAPNIRSIRVNNTHIDVPQNSLEKIKSSSDLARHTRQKNSVHGIPKELFEYLVRRHKPVHIQLLKLIFQLTFIITLVALTVTITSKFNSNSSAEEGPEVMHVLFMVTVGALPRVLEVLLTDGSEVVKKQLEESRIEQTIVRYWRSKTDVELELTVS